In Flavobacterium okayamense, a single window of DNA contains:
- a CDS encoding ABC transporter ATP-binding protein, whose amino-acid sequence MIQSESIIKIENLLKQFGNNVVLNDFNLDLHKGENLVVMGKSGSGKSVMIKCIVGLENYDKGSIKVNNYEIKSLNRKDLDALRTEIGFLFQGSALYDSMSVRENLEFPLRRHQKKRDQHVNLEALVIEALENVGLVNAIDLMPSELSGGMKRRIALARTLILKPSIILYDEPTSGLDPITSKEIIQLMKSIQKKYNTSSIIITHDLDCAKAIANRIILLIDGKNYAEGTFEELQSSNDVKIKAFFK is encoded by the coding sequence ATGATACAAAGTGAAAGTATAATTAAAATTGAAAACCTATTAAAACAGTTTGGAAATAATGTAGTTCTTAACGACTTTAATTTAGACCTTCACAAAGGTGAAAACCTTGTTGTTATGGGAAAATCTGGTTCTGGAAAATCAGTAATGATAAAATGTATAGTAGGCTTAGAAAATTATGATAAAGGTTCCATAAAAGTTAACAATTATGAAATAAAATCATTAAATCGAAAAGATCTAGATGCTCTTCGAACCGAGATTGGCTTTTTATTTCAAGGTAGTGCTTTATACGATTCAATGTCGGTAAGAGAAAATCTAGAATTTCCGTTACGAAGACATCAAAAAAAAAGAGATCAACATGTAAACTTAGAAGCATTGGTTATTGAGGCTTTAGAAAATGTTGGATTAGTAAATGCCATTGATTTAATGCCGAGTGAATTATCCGGCGGCATGAAAAGAAGAATCGCACTTGCTCGAACATTAATTTTAAAACCTAGTATTATTTTATACGATGAGCCTACATCAGGTTTAGACCCTATAACATCAAAAGAAATCATTCAATTAATGAAATCAATCCAAAAAAAATACAATACTTCTTCAATTATCATTACTCATGATCTTGATTGCGCTAAAGCTATTGCAAATAGAATTATTTTATTAATTGATGGTAAGAATTATGCCGAAGGGACTTTTGAAGAATTACAGTCTTCAAATGACGTCAAAATCAAAGCTTTTTTTAAATAA
- a CDS encoding DUF1398 domain-containing protein gives MFTIAQIHEAHDKVKSGADFPKYIQEIKALGVIGFETFVEDSRTQYFGLENFKTESEPMYANLEINANSNKAEFIERLKKHQRGETDYFKFCKDCAETGIEKWIVSLTEMTCIYYDKNGNEILVEQIPS, from the coding sequence ATGTTTACAATTGCTCAAATACACGAAGCTCATGATAAAGTGAAATCAGGAGCAGATTTTCCGAAGTACATTCAGGAAATTAAAGCATTAGGTGTTATAGGTTTTGAAACTTTTGTTGAAGATAGTCGTACTCAATATTTCGGATTAGAAAATTTCAAAACAGAGTCGGAACCAATGTATGCTAATTTAGAAATTAATGCTAATTCTAATAAAGCAGAATTTATTGAAAGACTCAAAAAACATCAACGAGGAGAAACCGATTATTTTAAGTTTTGTAAAGACTGTGCCGAAACAGGAATTGAAAAATGGATAGTTTCTTTAACGGAAATGACTTGTATCTATTACGATAAAAATGGAAATGAAATTTTAGTGGAGCAGATTCCATCTTAA
- a CDS encoding MlaE family ABC transporter permease, translating into MKKFFHYILEVSKKFLLEIGEISYFTGRFFKEVLIPPYEFKELLKQCYSIGYRSLFLVSITGFIIGLVFTLQSRPTLEEFGAASWMPSMVSVSIVREIGPIIIALICAGKIGSGIGAEIGSMRVTEQIDAMEVSGTNPYKYLVITRILATTLMFPLLVIVGDFLAIYGSFLVENIKDNVSFQLYFNQVFSILKFSDVFPATIKTFFFGFAIGLIGCYNGFYCKKGTIGVGKAANIAVVYTSLTLFIIDFIVVLITNLFYDV; encoded by the coding sequence ATGAAAAAATTCTTCCATTACATATTGGAAGTAAGTAAAAAGTTTTTACTCGAAATAGGTGAAATTTCTTATTTTACTGGTCGTTTTTTTAAAGAGGTACTGATACCTCCTTATGAATTTAAAGAACTTTTAAAACAATGCTATTCAATTGGTTACCGATCACTTTTTTTAGTCAGTATTACAGGATTTATAATCGGATTAGTTTTCACACTTCAATCTAGACCTACACTCGAAGAATTTGGTGCAGCATCTTGGATGCCTTCGATGGTAAGTGTATCCATAGTAAGAGAAATAGGACCAATAATAATTGCATTAATTTGTGCTGGGAAAATTGGTTCTGGAATTGGAGCAGAAATTGGTTCAATGCGTGTAACTGAACAAATTGATGCTATGGAAGTTTCAGGTACAAATCCTTATAAATATTTAGTAATAACTAGGATTTTAGCAACAACATTAATGTTTCCTTTATTGGTTATAGTAGGCGATTTTTTAGCAATATATGGTTCTTTTCTTGTTGAAAATATTAAAGACAACGTATCTTTTCAATTGTATTTTAATCAGGTTTTCTCAATTTTAAAATTTAGTGATGTATTTCCTGCCACTATTAAAACATTTTTTTTTGGTTTTGCTATTGGCCTAATTGGTTGTTATAATGGATTCTATTGCAAAAAAGGTACAATTGGTGTAGGTAAAGCCGCAAATATAGCAGTAGTATACACCTCACTAACTTTATTTATAATAGATTTTATTGTTGTTTTAATTACTAATCTTTTTTATGATGTTTAA
- a CDS encoding SAM-dependent methyltransferase, protein MPANENQKEKWYASWFDTPYYHILYKDRDYTEAQHFMDNLTQYLNLPDDAKILDLACGKGRHSIYLNSLGYNVTGADLSENSIAIASKFANEKLHFKVHDMRETCEEKYDAIFNLFTSFGYFESDDDNLTTLKAIHNSLNETGFACIDFMNVDYVIENLVPEEIKTVDGIDFHIKRYVKDNHIFKEIDFEADGEKHHYTEKVQALRLEDFEKMMEDAGIYLLDVFGNYKLQKFFKSQSERLIMIFK, encoded by the coding sequence ATGCCTGCAAACGAAAATCAAAAAGAGAAATGGTACGCCTCTTGGTTCGATACACCATATTATCACATCTTATATAAAGATCGAGATTATACAGAAGCTCAACACTTTATGGATAATCTAACGCAATATTTAAACTTACCCGATGATGCTAAAATTTTGGATTTAGCATGTGGTAAAGGCCGTCATTCTATTTATTTAAATTCGTTAGGCTATAATGTTACAGGTGCCGATTTATCTGAAAACAGCATTGCAATAGCATCAAAATTTGCTAATGAAAAATTACACTTCAAAGTTCACGATATGCGTGAAACTTGTGAAGAAAAATACGATGCCATTTTCAACTTATTTACAAGTTTTGGCTATTTTGAAAGTGATGATGATAATTTAACTACGTTAAAAGCTATTCATAATAGTTTAAATGAAACAGGATTTGCTTGCATCGACTTTATGAATGTTGATTATGTGATTGAAAATTTGGTTCCAGAAGAAATTAAAACCGTAGATGGAATTGATTTTCATATTAAACGTTATGTAAAAGACAACCATATTTTTAAAGAAATTGATTTTGAAGCTGATGGCGAAAAACATCATTACACAGAAAAAGTTCAAGCATTACGTTTAGAGGATTTTGAAAAAATGATGGAAGATGCTGGCATTTATTTATTAGATGTTTTTGGAAACTATAAACTACAAAAGTTTTTCAAAAGTCAATCGGAACGTTTAATTATGATATTTAAATAA
- the murQ gene encoding N-acetylmuramic acid 6-phosphate etherase — protein MNFTKTTEQSSKYEHLEKMSVAELLQNINNEDKTVPLAVERALPQIEALVEQVVAKMKIGGRLFYIGAGTSGRLGIVDASECPPTFGVPFDLVIGLIAGGDDAIRKAVEFAEDDTNQAWKDLQEWNISENDVVIGIAASGTTPYVIGGLEKCNQNNIITGCITCNEGSPLSKTALFPIEVVVGPEFVTGSSRMKAGTAQKLVLNMISTTTMIQLGRVKGNKMVDMQLSNNKLVDRGTRMIMEELSVNYEDAKELLIKFGNVRNAINNYKTK, from the coding sequence ATGAACTTCACTAAAACTACTGAACAATCTTCAAAATACGAACATTTAGAAAAAATGTCGGTTGCTGAATTGTTACAAAACATTAATAACGAAGACAAAACGGTTCCATTAGCAGTTGAAAGAGCTTTACCACAAATTGAAGCCTTAGTGGAACAAGTTGTTGCTAAAATGAAAATTGGAGGAAGATTATTCTACATCGGTGCAGGAACATCTGGACGTTTAGGAATTGTAGATGCTTCGGAATGCCCTCCAACTTTTGGGGTTCCATTTGATTTAGTTATCGGTTTAATTGCAGGTGGCGATGACGCTATTCGTAAAGCGGTAGAATTTGCTGAAGATGATACAAATCAAGCTTGGAAAGATTTACAAGAATGGAACATATCTGAAAATGATGTCGTAATTGGAATTGCGGCTTCAGGAACAACACCATATGTAATAGGCGGATTAGAAAAATGCAATCAAAATAACATTATAACAGGGTGTATAACTTGTAATGAGGGAAGTCCATTATCAAAAACTGCTCTATTTCCCATTGAAGTCGTTGTTGGACCCGAATTTGTTACAGGAAGTAGCCGTATGAAAGCAGGAACTGCTCAAAAATTGGTATTAAATATGATTTCAACTACAACTATGATTCAGCTTGGACGTGTGAAAGGAAACAAAATGGTCGACATGCAACTAAGTAATAATAAATTGGTCGATCGAGGTACACGAATGATTATGGAAGAACTTTCGGTAAATTATGAGGACGCTAAAGAATTATTAATTAAATTTGGAAACGTAAGAAACGCTATAAATAACTATAAAACTAAATAA
- the lpdA gene encoding dihydrolipoyl dehydrogenase: MKYDIIVLGSGPGGYVTAIRASQLGFKVAVVEKENLGGICLNWGCIPTKALLKSAQVFDYLKHASDYGLKVDNVEKDFGAVIARSRSVADGMSKGVQFLMKKNKIDVIEGFGKLKPGKKVDVTAADGKVTEYSADHIIVATGARSRELPNLPQDGKKVIGYRQAMTLPEQPKSMIVVGSGAIGVEFAHFYNSMGTEVTIVEFMPNVVPVEDEDISKQFERSLKKAGINVMTNSSVERIDTSGNGVKAFVKTSKGEEVLEADILLSAVGIKTNIEGIGLEEVGIATDRDKILVNDYYQTNVPGYYAIGDVTPGQALAHVASAEGILCVEKIAGMHVEALDYGNIPGCTYATPEIASVGLTEKAAKEKGYEIKVGKFPFSASGKAKAAGTPDGFVKVIFDAKYGEWLGCHMIGAGVTDMIAEAVVARKLETTGHEILKAVHPHPTMSEAVMEAVADAYGEVIHL, translated from the coding sequence GGATGTATTCCTACGAAAGCATTATTAAAATCGGCTCAAGTTTTCGATTACTTAAAGCACGCTTCTGATTATGGTTTAAAAGTTGACAATGTTGAGAAAGATTTCGGCGCTGTAATTGCACGTTCTCGTTCTGTTGCTGATGGAATGAGTAAAGGTGTTCAGTTCTTAATGAAGAAAAATAAAATTGACGTTATCGAAGGTTTTGGTAAATTAAAACCTGGTAAAAAAGTTGACGTTACTGCAGCCGATGGTAAAGTAACAGAATATAGTGCAGATCATATTATTGTGGCAACCGGTGCTCGCTCAAGAGAATTACCTAACTTACCACAAGATGGTAAAAAAGTAATTGGTTACCGCCAAGCCATGACTTTACCAGAGCAACCAAAATCAATGATTGTTGTTGGTTCTGGAGCTATTGGTGTTGAGTTTGCACATTTCTATAACTCAATGGGAACTGAAGTTACTATTGTTGAATTCATGCCGAATGTTGTTCCTGTTGAAGACGAAGATATTTCAAAACAATTTGAGCGTTCGTTAAAGAAAGCTGGAATTAATGTAATGACAAATTCTTCTGTTGAAAGAATTGATACTTCTGGAAACGGAGTAAAAGCTTTTGTAAAAACGTCAAAAGGTGAAGAGGTTTTAGAAGCAGATATTTTATTATCAGCTGTTGGAATTAAAACAAACATTGAAGGAATTGGCTTAGAAGAAGTTGGTATTGCTACTGACAGAGATAAAATCTTAGTAAACGATTATTACCAAACTAATGTTCCTGGTTATTACGCTATTGGAGATGTTACTCCTGGTCAAGCTTTAGCTCACGTAGCTTCTGCTGAAGGAATTTTATGTGTGGAAAAAATTGCAGGCATGCATGTTGAAGCGTTAGATTACGGAAACATTCCGGGTTGTACTTATGCCACTCCAGAAATTGCTTCTGTTGGTTTAACTGAAAAAGCAGCTAAAGAAAAAGGATACGAAATTAAAGTTGGTAAATTCCCATTCTCGGCTTCAGGTAAAGCAAAAGCAGCTGGTACGCCTGATGGTTTTGTAAAAGTAATTTTTGATGCTAAATATGGTGAATGGTTAGGTTGTCACATGATTGGAGCTGGTGTTACCGATATGATTGCGGAAGCAGTTGTAGCACGTAAATTAGAAACTACAGGTCACGAAATCTTAAAAGCAGTTCATCCACACCCAACAATGAGTGAAGCGGTTATGGAAGCGGTTGCTGATGCTTATGGTGAGGTAATTCACTTGTAA
- a CDS encoding ZIP family metal transporter: MNLQIYIFPFLSVVIGYFIALFLKPKSKKNLKLLLAFSGSFLLALTVMHLLPEVYESDLHHVEGHHHHHSSPIGIFIMIGIIFQIILEYFSKGAEHGHVHSHDHHHNMPWLLFFSLCLHALLEGMPINQNNHLAYGIAIHHFPIAIILTTFLQNAKLNSKAIFMFMIGFAMMTPLGTFLSENLHFLTHYYTQISGIVIGILFHISSTIIFESSEGHKFNLAKLLVIVLGVVLAYFM; this comes from the coding sequence ATGAATTTACAAATTTATATATTTCCTTTTTTATCGGTTGTAATAGGTTACTTTATTGCTTTATTTTTAAAACCAAAAAGCAAGAAAAACTTAAAATTATTATTAGCTTTTAGTGGTTCTTTCCTTTTGGCTTTAACGGTTATGCATTTATTGCCTGAAGTTTACGAAAGTGATTTACACCATGTAGAAGGTCACCACCATCATCATAGCAGTCCGATTGGAATTTTTATAATGATTGGAATAATTTTCCAAATTATATTAGAATATTTTTCAAAAGGTGCCGAGCACGGACATGTTCATTCGCATGACCATCATCACAATATGCCTTGGTTATTGTTTTTTAGTTTGTGTTTGCATGCTTTATTAGAGGGAATGCCTATCAATCAAAATAATCATTTAGCCTACGGAATTGCCATTCACCACTTCCCTATTGCTATTATTTTAACGACTTTTTTACAAAATGCAAAACTAAATAGTAAAGCTATTTTTATGTTTATGATAGGTTTTGCAATGATGACGCCGCTAGGAACATTCTTATCTGAAAATTTACATTTTCTAACACATTACTATACCCAGATTTCAGGAATTGTAATTGGTATTTTATTCCATATTTCGTCTACCATTATTTTTGAAAGTAGCGAAGGCCATAAATTTAATTTAGCTAAATTGTTGGTTATAGTTCTCGGTGTAGTTTTGGCTTATTTTATGTAA
- a CDS encoding THUMP domain-containing class I SAM-dependent RNA methyltransferase, producing MENFKMVAKTFFGFEEILAKELQQLGAQKVEQGTRVVSFVGDKGFMYKANLALRTAIKILKPIKTFKAFNEKGLYTGIQGIDWSEYLNEHQTFVVETTLHSDQFTHSQFVALKTKDAIVDQFREKTGNRPNIDKDFPDLRIHIHIDRDLVTVSLDTSGASLHHRGYRSATNIAPINEVLAAGMLLLSGWDGNSHFLDPMCGSGTILAEAAMIACNIPANINRKEFAFERWKDWDSELFDMILESLLKKTREFHYTITGYDKAPSAVSKAKDNIRNANLDDYVSIRHDDFFKTEKMCEGPLHIVFNPPYGERLNIEMERFYREIGDTLKQKYPNTNAWFITANLEALKYVGLRPSRKIKLFNGKLEARLVKYEMYEGSKKAKFN from the coding sequence ATGGAAAACTTTAAAATGGTTGCCAAAACATTTTTTGGCTTCGAAGAAATATTAGCCAAAGAATTACAACAATTAGGTGCTCAAAAAGTAGAACAAGGAACTCGTGTTGTGAGTTTTGTTGGTGATAAAGGTTTTATGTATAAAGCGAATTTAGCCTTGCGTACAGCTATTAAAATCTTAAAACCTATAAAAACTTTTAAAGCGTTTAATGAAAAAGGATTATATACTGGAATTCAAGGAATTGATTGGAGCGAGTACTTAAACGAACACCAAACTTTTGTGGTAGAAACTACATTACATTCTGATCAATTTACACACAGTCAGTTTGTGGCATTAAAAACGAAAGATGCAATTGTAGACCAATTTCGTGAGAAAACGGGTAACCGACCAAATATTGACAAAGATTTTCCAGATTTACGTATTCATATCCACATTGATAGGGATTTAGTAACGGTTTCTCTCGATACTTCTGGTGCTTCTTTGCATCACCGTGGGTATCGTTCGGCAACGAATATTGCGCCTATTAACGAAGTTTTAGCTGCAGGAATGTTGTTGTTATCCGGTTGGGATGGAAATTCACACTTTTTAGATCCAATGTGTGGAAGTGGGACTATTTTGGCTGAAGCAGCCATGATTGCATGTAATATTCCAGCTAATATTAATCGTAAAGAATTTGCATTCGAAAGATGGAAAGATTGGGATAGTGAATTGTTTGATATGATTTTAGAATCGTTATTAAAGAAAACTAGAGAATTTCATTATACGATTACAGGTTACGATAAAGCGCCAAGTGCTGTAAGTAAAGCAAAAGATAACATACGAAATGCCAACTTAGACGATTATGTTTCTATTCGTCATGATGATTTTTTCAAAACTGAAAAAATGTGTGAAGGTCCGTTACATATTGTATTCAATCCGCCCTATGGTGAACGTTTAAATATTGAAATGGAACGTTTTTACAGAGAAATTGGCGATACTTTAAAACAAAAATATCCAAACACAAACGCTTGGTTTATTACTGCAAATTTAGAAGCGCTAAAATATGTTGGATTACGACCAAGTAGAAAAATAAAACTTTTCAATGGTAAATTAGAAGCACGTTTGGTGAAATACGAAATGTACGAAGGAAGTAAAAAAGCGAAGTTCAATTAG
- a CDS encoding MlaD family protein: protein MEKTANQKIKLGLFVLIGTILFVSVIYFMGNKQNLFGNTITIKAIFGNVNGLQKGNNVRFAGIDIGTVNEIEMINDSSIVVNMVIKKKMTHHIKKNAIATINSDGLVGNMIVNIIPGKGNALEITEGDVIQSYSRINTEAILETLNVTNENAALLTADLLKITNEIIQGKGTVGLLIKDTLLASELKETMYYLKITAKETSQSASNLNQIMSNLNQQDNVIGVLNDTVVAKKIKIMVSQLEETSLKIDNVVSNLNQTIGNAKDGKGALNYLSNDATLVKKIDSTMTNLQDASYKINENLEALKHNIFFRGYFKKIEKEKNK, encoded by the coding sequence ATGGAAAAAACAGCCAATCAAAAAATAAAACTTGGACTATTTGTATTAATTGGAACTATTTTATTTGTTTCAGTTATCTATTTTATGGGCAATAAACAGAATCTTTTTGGCAACACTATAACTATAAAAGCAATTTTTGGAAATGTAAACGGCTTACAAAAAGGTAATAATGTAAGGTTTGCTGGGATAGATATTGGGACAGTTAATGAAATTGAAATGATTAATGACTCTTCAATTGTTGTAAACATGGTTATTAAAAAAAAGATGACCCACCATATTAAAAAAAATGCAATAGCAACAATCAATTCAGATGGTTTAGTTGGCAATATGATAGTTAACATCATTCCAGGAAAAGGTAATGCTTTAGAAATAACTGAAGGAGATGTAATTCAATCCTATAGCCGAATTAATACAGAAGCAATACTTGAAACTTTAAATGTCACTAATGAAAATGCTGCACTGCTAACTGCCGACTTATTAAAAATAACCAATGAAATTATTCAAGGTAAAGGAACAGTAGGCTTGTTAATAAAAGACACTTTATTAGCAAGTGAATTAAAAGAAACTATGTATTATTTAAAAATTACTGCTAAAGAAACATCACAATCGGCATCCAATTTAAATCAAATAATGTCAAATCTCAACCAACAAGATAATGTTATTGGTGTACTAAATGATACAGTTGTAGCTAAAAAAATTAAAATAATGGTTTCTCAATTAGAAGAAACCAGTCTAAAAATTGACAATGTAGTTTCAAATTTAAATCAAACTATTGGCAATGCTAAAGACGGTAAAGGAGCATTAAACTATTTATCAAATGATGCAACATTAGTAAAAAAAATAGATTCAACAATGACAAATCTTCAAGATGCTAGTTATAAAATAAATGAAAATTTAGAAGCATTAAAACATAATATCTTTTTTAGAGGTTATTTTAAAAAGATTGAAAAAGAAAAAAACAAATAA